One window of Mesorhizobium sp. WSM4904 genomic DNA carries:
- a CDS encoding antibiotic biosynthesis monooxygenase, translating to MSTAVTLINVFTAKPGKQQDLARVLAEGTRSFFSKQPGSLSSSVVVGGDGSKVVNISQWRSAEDIAAFRSDPRFAEYMKTIMEHGTGESVMGHTTYSHTGGIEH from the coding sequence ATGTCGACCGCAGTGACCTTGATCAATGTCTTTACCGCCAAGCCCGGCAAGCAGCAGGACCTCGCAAGGGTGCTTGCCGAAGGGACGCGCAGCTTCTTCAGCAAGCAGCCGGGCTCGCTGTCCTCGTCCGTGGTCGTCGGCGGCGACGGCAGCAAGGTGGTCAACATCTCGCAATGGCGCTCGGCCGAAGATATCGCCGCCTTCCGCAGCGATCCTCGCTTCGCAGAGTACATGAAGACGATCATGGAGCATGGAACCGGCGAGAGCGTGATGGGCCACACAACCTATTCCCACACTGGCGGGATCGAACATTAG
- a CDS encoding ABC transporter permease yields MFRLEARTSTPAWFNLALPLIAIVVALVLCSGLIAVAGAGVIDAYGVMLSASLGDSYAITETLVRAAPMIFTGLAVAIAFRAKFWNIGAEGQLLAGAVASCAVGTIPMPGYLAMLLMALVGAAAGALVALVPATLRVKFKVDDVVSSLLLNSVIYYALMALIEGPWKDTFSGYPISPPIEDSANFPVLLEGTRLHIGVVVALIAAPLCWFLIARTTLGFRIRVTGENPEAARYGGISVQRVLLSTALLSGALAGLAGVGEVGGVHFQVMSDISPGYGYSGIVVAMLARLNPLGVVPAAIFLAAVMTGAEAMSRATGVPAFLSDVIQGTALLAMLVALLFTAYRIRRVGASA; encoded by the coding sequence ATGTTTCGTCTCGAAGCCCGTACCTCGACGCCGGCCTGGTTCAATCTCGCGCTGCCGCTTATCGCGATCGTTGTAGCCCTGGTGCTGTGCAGCGGCCTCATCGCGGTCGCCGGCGCCGGCGTGATCGATGCCTATGGCGTGATGCTCTCGGCCTCGCTGGGCGACAGCTACGCCATCACCGAGACGCTGGTGCGCGCAGCACCCATGATCTTCACCGGACTTGCGGTGGCGATCGCCTTCCGAGCCAAGTTCTGGAACATCGGCGCCGAGGGGCAGCTGCTCGCCGGCGCCGTGGCGAGCTGCGCCGTCGGCACGATCCCGATGCCGGGCTACCTCGCCATGCTTTTGATGGCGCTAGTGGGCGCGGCCGCCGGCGCACTGGTCGCACTGGTGCCGGCGACGTTGCGCGTAAAATTCAAGGTCGACGACGTGGTGAGCTCGCTGCTGCTTAATTCGGTCATCTATTACGCGCTGATGGCGCTGATCGAGGGACCATGGAAGGATACGTTCAGCGGCTACCCGATCTCGCCGCCGATCGAGGATTCGGCCAATTTCCCGGTGTTGCTCGAAGGTACAAGGCTGCATATCGGCGTCGTCGTGGCGCTGATTGCAGCGCCGCTCTGCTGGTTCCTGATCGCGCGTACCACGCTCGGCTTCCGCATCCGCGTCACCGGCGAGAATCCGGAAGCGGCACGCTATGGCGGCATCAGCGTCCAGCGCGTGCTGCTTTCCACCGCGCTGCTCTCCGGCGCGCTGGCCGGGCTCGCCGGCGTCGGCGAGGTCGGCGGCGTGCATTTCCAGGTGATGAGCGACATCTCGCCGGGCTACGGCTATTCCGGCATCGTCGTGGCGATGCTTGCCCGGCTCAATCCGCTCGGCGTGGTGCCGGCGGCGATCTTCCTGGCCGCGGTCATGACCGGCGCCGAGGCGATGTCGCGCGCGACCGGCGTGCCGGCTTTCCTCAGCGACGTCATCCAGGGCACGGCGCTGCTCGCCATGCTGGTGGCGCTGCTCTTCACCGCCTATCGCATCCGCCGCGTCGGAGCGTCAGCATGA
- a CDS encoding ABC transporter permease: MSAMFEQIFQVGFLAAIIRIATPLAFATIGEMFSERAGVLNLGIEGIMLLSAMAGFTAASLGGSLWLGVLVAVLVGALMGALHALFTVALGLSQHVCGIGVTLFSSGLAYFLYRLIFGQQSVPPSIEGFKPVPIPLLSDIPVLGPAVFNQFTLVYLAILAIPLAAFVLYRTPWGLSVRMVGENPRAADSAGVSVITTRFQAVILGGALMGLAGAFLTMAQFNAFTFGVVSGRGWVAIALVVFGRWDPWRSAGAALLFAFVDALQLRMQASGLGHVPYEAFLMLPFIFTIIAMAFMSRNAVAPSALLKPFRREER, from the coding sequence ATGAGCGCGATGTTCGAGCAGATTTTCCAGGTCGGCTTCCTCGCCGCCATCATCCGCATCGCCACGCCGCTGGCTTTCGCCACGATCGGCGAGATGTTTTCCGAGCGCGCCGGCGTGCTCAATCTCGGCATCGAAGGCATCATGCTCCTGTCGGCCATGGCCGGTTTCACCGCGGCCAGCCTCGGCGGCAGCCTGTGGCTGGGCGTGCTGGTTGCCGTGCTCGTCGGCGCTCTGATGGGCGCGCTGCACGCGCTGTTCACCGTGGCGCTGGGCCTCAGCCAGCATGTCTGCGGCATCGGCGTGACGCTGTTCTCGTCCGGCCTTGCCTATTTCCTCTACCGGCTGATCTTCGGCCAGCAATCGGTGCCGCCGAGCATCGAAGGCTTCAAACCGGTGCCGATCCCGCTGCTGTCGGACATCCCGGTCCTGGGGCCGGCGGTGTTCAACCAGTTCACGCTGGTCTATCTCGCGATCCTCGCCATCCCGCTCGCCGCCTTCGTACTCTACCGCACGCCCTGGGGGCTGTCGGTGCGGATGGTGGGCGAAAATCCGCGCGCGGCGGATTCCGCCGGCGTCAGCGTGATTACCACGCGCTTCCAGGCGGTGATCCTCGGCGGCGCGCTGATGGGGCTCGCCGGCGCGTTCCTCACCATGGCGCAGTTCAACGCCTTCACTTTCGGCGTGGTGTCGGGCCGCGGCTGGGTGGCGATCGCGCTGGTCGTGTTCGGCCGCTGGGATCCCTGGCGCTCGGCGGGCGCTGCGCTGCTCTTTGCCTTCGTCGACGCGCTGCAGCTCAGGATGCAGGCCAGCGGGCTCGGACACGTCCCCTACGAAGCGTTCCTGATGCTGCCCTTCATCTTCACCATCATCGCCATGGCCTTCATGTCGCGCAACGCGGTGGCGCCCTCGGCGCTGCTGAAGCCGTTCCGAAGGGAAGAGCGGTAG
- a CDS encoding IS110 family transposase → MQAIRFGIDLAKNVFQVHGVDAAGQVVVQRQLRRAQVEKFFAAQPPALIGMEACGSAHHWARTLSALGHEVKLMPPAYVKPYVARNKNDARDAQGCCEAVSRPDMRFVPIKTVEQQWARALHRTRDLLVRQRTQLANAMRGQLYEMGLIGAKGAAGIEALLQRIEAADEAIPAALLICLAPLAGQWRALDGEIGKLDKQILAQVRQQRAALRLTTIPSVGPIIAHAAVATIGDGRQFASARDFAAWLGLTRKSHDTGGKHSLTGHISRAGDRDLRRLLILGASSWLRQVRAKPDKGSPWVRGLLARRPVKVAVVAQAAKTARIIWAMLQSGQEYRAPTAA, encoded by the coding sequence ATGCAAGCTATCAGATTTGGAATCGATTTGGCCAAGAACGTGTTTCAGGTGCACGGCGTGGATGCAGCCGGGCAGGTGGTGGTGCAGCGCCAGCTGCGGCGCGCGCAGGTGGAGAAGTTCTTCGCCGCGCAGCCGCCGGCGCTGATCGGCATGGAGGCGTGCGGCTCGGCCCATCATTGGGCCCGCACGCTGAGCGCGCTCGGCCACGAGGTCAAGCTGATGCCGCCGGCCTATGTGAAGCCCTATGTTGCGCGCAACAAGAACGATGCCCGCGATGCGCAAGGCTGTTGCGAGGCGGTGAGCCGGCCCGACATGCGCTTCGTGCCGATCAAGACGGTCGAACAGCAATGGGCCCGAGCGCTGCATCGCACACGTGACCTTCTGGTGCGCCAGCGCACGCAACTGGCCAACGCCATGCGTGGGCAGCTCTATGAGATGGGTCTGATAGGTGCCAAGGGGGCCGCAGGCATCGAGGCCCTGCTGCAGCGCATCGAGGCAGCCGATGAAGCCATTCCCGCGGCGCTGTTGATCTGTCTGGCGCCTCTGGCCGGGCAATGGCGGGCGCTGGATGGCGAGATCGGCAAGCTGGACAAGCAGATCCTGGCTCAGGTCAGGCAGCAGCGAGCGGCCTTGCGGCTGACGACGATCCCGAGCGTCGGCCCGATCATCGCGCATGCAGCCGTCGCCACCATCGGCGATGGCCGCCAGTTCGCTTCGGCCAGGGACTTCGCCGCCTGGCTGGGCCTGACCCGCAAGAGCCATGACACCGGCGGCAAGCACAGCTTGACGGGCCATATCAGCCGCGCCGGCGACAGGGACCTGCGAAGGCTGCTCATTCTGGGCGCCAGTTCCTGGTTGCGCCAGGTCAGGGCCAAACCCGACAAGGGCTCACCCTGGGTTCGCGGCCTGCTGGCCAGGCGGCCGGTCAAGGTCGCCGTCGTCGCCCAGGCGGCCAAGACCGCCCGCATCATCTGGGCAATGCTGCAATCGGGACAGGAATACAGGGCGCCGACTGCGGCATAA
- a CDS encoding ABC transporter ATP-binding protein, translated as MSAPLIEMRGITKSFGAVKANEAVDLSVAPGEILGLLGENGAGKTTLMNVLFGAYAPDAGDILVEGRPVAIHSSADALAAGIGMVHQHFHLAPRLTVLENLLIGIPGKSGRIDRAGGLARLKEIGRRHGLSLDPDLPVAALSVGEQQRLEIIKALFRGAKLLILDEPTAVLAPSEVDGLFAALRSMAAQGLGIIFISHKLNEVRALTHRCVVLRHGKVAGRVDHPAETTSAEMAKLMCGHEIVPPTKEASTPGASVLTLDGISTSGHPGTPLRDVSLSVRAGEILGVAGVSGNGQRALADVISGMLQPSAGTMTIAGKAVVEFSSRELQALGIGRIPEDRMTTGLVTNLPLADSMVLPRIGTEAFSSKGLLNPAAIRAFAEEQIKAYDIRCPGPMARAGALSGGNLQKALLARELAFDPKVLIVSQPTRGLDIGAARFIHEKFLAMRGKGCGIIVIGEDLEELLMLSDRIAVMYEGRIAGTLSGSEATVARLGLLMTGAEGKGVE; from the coding sequence TTGTCCGCCCCACTGATCGAAATGCGCGGCATCACCAAGAGCTTCGGCGCCGTCAAGGCGAACGAGGCGGTCGATCTCAGCGTTGCGCCCGGCGAGATCCTCGGCCTGCTCGGCGAGAACGGCGCCGGCAAGACGACGCTGATGAACGTGCTGTTCGGCGCCTATGCGCCGGATGCCGGCGATATCCTGGTCGAGGGCAGGCCTGTCGCCATCCACAGTTCGGCCGATGCGCTAGCCGCCGGCATCGGCATGGTGCACCAGCATTTCCATCTGGCGCCGCGGCTGACGGTGCTGGAAAACCTTCTGATCGGCATTCCCGGCAAATCCGGCCGCATCGATCGCGCCGGCGGGTTGGCGCGGCTGAAGGAGATTGGCCGCCGGCATGGTTTGAGCCTCGATCCCGACCTGCCGGTCGCGGCGCTCTCGGTCGGCGAGCAGCAGCGGCTGGAGATCATCAAGGCGCTGTTTCGCGGCGCCAAGCTCCTGATCCTCGACGAGCCGACGGCGGTGCTGGCGCCGAGCGAGGTCGACGGCCTGTTCGCCGCCTTGCGCTCCATGGCGGCGCAAGGGCTCGGCATCATCTTCATCTCGCACAAGCTCAACGAGGTCCGGGCGCTCACCCATCGCTGTGTCGTTCTTCGCCACGGCAAGGTCGCCGGCCGTGTCGACCATCCGGCAGAAACGACCTCGGCCGAAATGGCGAAGCTGATGTGTGGCCACGAGATCGTGCCGCCGACCAAAGAGGCCTCGACGCCCGGCGCCTCCGTGCTGACGCTGGACGGCATCTCCACCTCCGGCCATCCCGGCACGCCGCTGCGCGATGTCTCGCTTTCCGTCCGCGCCGGGGAGATCCTGGGCGTTGCCGGCGTCTCCGGAAACGGCCAGCGGGCGCTCGCAGACGTTATTTCCGGCATGCTGCAGCCCAGCGCCGGAACGATGACGATAGCCGGCAAAGCGGTTGTGGAATTTTCGTCGCGCGAGCTGCAGGCGCTCGGCATCGGCCGCATCCCCGAGGACCGAATGACGACGGGGCTGGTCACCAACCTGCCGCTTGCCGATTCCATGGTGCTGCCGCGCATCGGCACCGAGGCGTTCAGCAGCAAGGGGCTGCTCAATCCCGCCGCGATCCGCGCCTTCGCCGAGGAACAGATCAAGGCCTATGACATACGCTGTCCCGGGCCGATGGCGCGCGCCGGGGCGCTTTCGGGTGGCAATCTGCAGAAGGCGCTGCTGGCGCGCGAGCTCGCTTTCGACCCGAAAGTGCTGATCGTCTCGCAGCCGACGCGCGGCCTCGACATCGGCGCTGCCCGGTTCATCCACGAGAAGTTCCTGGCCATGCGCGGCAAGGGCTGCGGCATCATCGTGATCGGCGAGGATCTCGAGGAGTTGCTGATGCTCTCGGACCGCATCGCGGTGATGTATGAGGGCCGCATCGCCGGCACGCTTTCTGGCAGTGAGGCCACGGTGGCGAGGCTCGGGTTGCTGATGACCGGCGCGGAGGGGAAAGGCGTAGAGTGA
- a CDS encoding ATP-binding cassette domain-containing protein: MLTGTGAQTAFHVDAVRFAVGERTLLGPVSLQLQRGRVYGLIGHNGSGKSTLIKLLARQQPASSGDIRFAERPLAGWGARELARALAYLPQTTPAATGLTVRELAALGRYPWHGALGRFGPEDKAHVEEALALTDMSAFADRLVDELSGGERQRAWLAMLVAQNAGVMLLDEPISALDIAHQVEVLALVKDLSRRRNLCVVVVLHDPNMAARYCDELIALKEGRLLRRGTPGEIMRGDVLKDIFGVEMGVLEHPVTGLPIGYVQ; this comes from the coding sequence ATGTTGACCGGAACTGGTGCCCAAACAGCCTTTCATGTCGACGCGGTACGCTTTGCCGTCGGCGAGCGCACGCTGCTTGGGCCGGTCTCGTTGCAATTGCAGCGCGGGCGCGTCTACGGGCTGATCGGCCATAACGGCTCCGGCAAGTCGACGCTGATCAAGCTTCTGGCACGGCAGCAGCCGGCAAGCTCCGGCGACATCCGCTTCGCCGAACGTCCGCTCGCCGGCTGGGGCGCGCGCGAGCTGGCGCGGGCGCTGGCCTATCTGCCGCAGACGACGCCGGCGGCAACCGGCCTTACTGTGCGCGAGCTGGCGGCGCTCGGGCGTTATCCCTGGCATGGCGCGCTCGGCCGGTTCGGACCGGAAGACAAAGCCCATGTCGAGGAGGCGCTGGCGCTGACCGACATGAGCGCTTTCGCCGACCGGCTTGTGGACGAGCTTTCCGGCGGCGAGCGGCAGCGTGCGTGGCTCGCCATGCTGGTGGCGCAGAATGCCGGCGTCATGCTGCTCGACGAACCGATTTCGGCGCTCGATATCGCGCATCAAGTCGAGGTGCTGGCGCTGGTCAAGGACCTCAGCCGCAGGCGCAACCTTTGCGTCGTCGTGGTGCTGCACGACCCCAACATGGCGGCGCGCTATTGCGACGAGCTGATCGCGCTGAAGGAAGGCCGGCTCTTAAGGCGTGGCACGCCGGGCGAGATCATGCGGGGCGACGTGCTCAAGGACATTTTCGGCGTCGAGATGGGCGTGCTCGAGCATCCCGTCACCGGCCTGCCCATCGGTTACGTGCAATGA
- a CDS encoding LLM class flavin-dependent oxidoreductase produces MPIEFTHVPGKPANGSFFYDFAETATKLSLIEDAGFRKLVVDDPAGLLTNMDIAAQTLDRTASLEVVLTHWAGVIEPTVAARQLAALDAKSGGRLSLRMLSEPLEDSDAEARPVGHSVVWQRIDEYLVLLKRLWSNDKPFDHEGAFYSVKCGYVPRKGPHGADLTIRLGGQSGTALKVAGRHADVFELAAGSPDEVAQLMQRVRSAAAEHGRSGKLRFALPVRIRSEGWSEATDHKAIEVVGPPARLALSLLPYAALGIEEFMIGGIDRPSEIARIGRETVTLISNSLARREADTPPPGTFASRSFTETHVR; encoded by the coding sequence ATGCCGATCGAGTTCACGCATGTTCCCGGTAAGCCTGCCAATGGCAGCTTCTTCTATGATTTCGCCGAGACGGCGACCAAGCTGTCGCTGATCGAGGACGCCGGCTTTCGCAAGCTGGTGGTCGACGATCCGGCCGGCCTGCTCACCAATATGGACATCGCCGCGCAGACGCTCGATCGCACGGCGTCGCTGGAAGTCGTGCTGACGCATTGGGCCGGCGTGATCGAACCGACCGTGGCGGCAAGGCAACTGGCGGCGCTCGACGCGAAGAGCGGCGGCCGCCTGTCGCTCAGGATGCTGAGCGAGCCGCTCGAAGACAGCGACGCCGAGGCGCGTCCTGTCGGCCACAGCGTGGTCTGGCAGCGCATCGACGAATATCTGGTGCTGTTGAAGCGCCTGTGGTCGAACGACAAGCCTTTCGACCATGAGGGCGCATTCTATAGCGTCAAATGCGGTTACGTGCCGCGCAAGGGTCCGCATGGCGCTGACCTGACCATCCGTCTCGGCGGCCAGTCCGGCACCGCGCTGAAGGTCGCCGGCCGGCATGCCGATGTCTTCGAACTGGCCGCCGGCTCGCCGGACGAGGTTGCGCAGCTGATGCAGCGTGTGCGCAGCGCCGCCGCCGAGCATGGCCGCTCGGGAAAACTGCGTTTCGCCCTGCCCGTCCGTATCCGCTCCGAGGGGTGGTCGGAAGCAACCGATCACAAGGCGATCGAGGTCGTGGGGCCGCCGGCGCGGCTGGCGCTTTCGCTGCTGCCCTACGCAGCGCTTGGCATCGAGGAATTCATGATCGGCGGCATCGACCGTCCGAGCGAGATTGCCCGGATCGGGCGCGAGACGGTCACGCTGATTTCGAATTCGCTGGCGCGGCGCGAAGCCGACACACCGCCGCCAGGAACCTTTGCGTCGCGCTCCTTCACCGAGACGCATGTCCGCTGA
- a CDS encoding BMP family protein: MENDRNKMQRAGLSRRNVLELGALGLAATVLPTIAFAKDKKLKVAAIFATPIEEPWDNQIHVALQKAEKELGIEYKWSEKVQTADFSRVMREYAQGGYQLVLGDAFAAERESRRTAKQFPKTAWLFGSGAGPAEPNFGVFDNWIHEPAYLSGMIAGKMSKSGTVGAVAAMGIPEVNRLVNAFFAGAKEVNPNVKKKVAFIGSFFDPPKAKEAAVAQIDAGVDVIYAERFGVIEAAVEKKIYAISNMSDQSSLGPDTVITGPVWDMYPTVEQAIKLVKAGVFTAQDYGDFSRMAKGGSYLAPYHKFDKTLPAEVKALVEKKKAEILEGNFRVDVDENTPVSD, from the coding sequence ATGGAAAACGATCGTAACAAAATGCAGCGCGCCGGCCTGTCGCGGCGCAACGTGCTGGAACTTGGCGCGCTTGGCCTCGCGGCGACCGTCCTGCCGACTATTGCCTTCGCCAAGGACAAGAAGCTGAAGGTGGCGGCGATCTTCGCCACGCCGATCGAGGAGCCGTGGGACAACCAGATCCATGTCGCCTTGCAGAAGGCCGAAAAGGAGCTGGGCATCGAATACAAATGGTCGGAGAAAGTGCAGACCGCCGACTTCAGCCGTGTGATGCGCGAATATGCTCAAGGCGGCTATCAGCTGGTGCTGGGCGACGCCTTCGCCGCCGAGCGCGAATCGCGCCGCACCGCCAAACAGTTCCCGAAGACCGCCTGGCTGTTCGGCTCCGGCGCCGGCCCGGCCGAACCCAATTTCGGCGTTTTCGACAACTGGATCCACGAGCCCGCCTATCTCTCCGGCATGATCGCCGGCAAGATGTCGAAGTCGGGCACGGTCGGCGCCGTCGCCGCGATGGGCATTCCGGAGGTGAACCGGCTGGTCAACGCTTTCTTCGCCGGCGCCAAGGAGGTCAACCCGAACGTCAAGAAGAAGGTCGCCTTCATCGGCTCCTTCTTCGATCCGCCGAAGGCCAAGGAAGCGGCGGTGGCGCAGATCGATGCCGGCGTCGACGTCATCTACGCCGAGCGCTTCGGCGTCATCGAGGCGGCGGTGGAGAAGAAGATCTACGCCATATCCAACATGTCCGACCAGTCGAGCCTCGGTCCCGACACGGTCATTACCGGCCCGGTCTGGGACATGTATCCGACGGTCGAGCAGGCTATCAAGCTGGTCAAGGCCGGCGTCTTCACCGCGCAGGACTATGGCGACTTCTCGCGCATGGCCAAGGGCGGCTCCTATCTCGCGCCCTACCACAAGTTCGACAAGACGCTGCCGGCGGAAGTCAAGGCGCTGGTCGAAAAGAAGAAGGCCGAGATCCTGGAAGGCAATTTCCGCGTCGACGTCGACGAGAACACGCCGGTTTCGGATTGA
- a CDS encoding sigma-70 family RNA polymerase sigma factor, with amino-acid sequence MTGSHDHPAAATEARLRAFEREAAGLRAKLHRYCSRMVGSVIDGEDIVQEALAKGFVAIRNGDMPEKTEPWLFRIAHNSALDFLRKRARSRMRESEVELDTIADEDSPIDARIAAEASLAELMQLPPAQRCTVVLKDVLGHSLEEISEILETTETAIKGALQRGRETLRKLAAAPRPASPRPALDRQDMRRLGDYVAAFNARDFDTLRGLLADDVKLELVNRLRAEGKDYVGNYFGRYSEETHWHFTTGLVEGRPAILVTSPDRPDGPPRYFILIDWRNGRIAGIRDFLFADYVMDGVDCVPQPPPSVDP; translated from the coding sequence GTGACCGGCTCGCATGACCATCCCGCTGCGGCGACCGAAGCCAGGCTTCGCGCTTTCGAGCGCGAAGCCGCCGGCCTGCGAGCCAAGCTGCATCGCTACTGCTCGCGGATGGTGGGATCGGTCATCGACGGAGAGGACATCGTCCAGGAGGCTTTGGCCAAAGGCTTCGTGGCGATCAGGAATGGCGACATGCCCGAAAAGACCGAACCTTGGTTGTTTCGCATCGCGCACAATTCAGCGCTTGATTTCCTCCGCAAACGGGCCCGCTCGCGGATGAGGGAGAGCGAGGTCGAGCTCGACACGATCGCCGACGAAGACTCGCCCATCGATGCGCGCATCGCCGCCGAGGCCAGCCTCGCCGAACTGATGCAATTGCCGCCGGCGCAAAGATGCACCGTCGTGCTGAAGGACGTGCTCGGCCATAGCCTCGAGGAGATCAGCGAGATCCTCGAGACCACCGAGACCGCGATCAAGGGCGCGCTGCAGCGCGGCCGCGAGACCCTGCGCAAGCTGGCGGCCGCGCCACGGCCGGCATCGCCGCGCCCGGCGCTCGACCGGCAGGACATGCGGCGCCTCGGCGACTATGTCGCGGCCTTCAACGCCCGGGATTTCGACACCTTGCGCGGCCTGCTCGCCGACGACGTCAAGCTGGAACTGGTCAACCGGCTGCGCGCCGAAGGCAAGGACTATGTCGGCAATTACTTTGGCCGCTATTCCGAAGAGACGCATTGGCATTTCACCACCGGCCTCGTCGAAGGCCGGCCCGCCATACTGGTCACCAGCCCGGATCGTCCGGACGGGCCGCCGCGCTATTTCATCCTCATCGATTGGAGGAATGGCCGGATCGCCGGCATCCGCGATTTCCTCTTCGCGGACTATGTCATGGATGGCGTCGACTGCGTTCCGCAACCACCGCCGTCCGTCGATCCTTAG
- a CDS encoding SDR family oxidoreductase produces MGGRLAGKVAIISGGATGMGGAASELFAAEGAKVAIIDRNGEAAGKTAAAIRARGHVAEHFVADVSDETQVEAAVKAATAKLGPVTVLFNHAGTIVIKPFLETTLQEWDWLHAVNVRSMFLMTRAVLPGMIAAGGGSIVCTSSISAVAATPNEVLYDTTKGACHMFARAIAVEFRDRNIRCNAVCPGFIRTPHGLREVADLGKLGVDVSDAAMAAQQGRIGEPEEVAKAALFLASDESSFVNGAHLFVDNAFTAI; encoded by the coding sequence ATGGGTGGAAGGCTGGCGGGCAAGGTAGCCATCATTTCCGGCGGCGCGACGGGCATGGGCGGAGCGGCTTCCGAGTTGTTCGCGGCCGAAGGCGCCAAGGTGGCGATCATCGACCGTAATGGCGAAGCGGCTGGCAAGACCGCGGCGGCGATCCGTGCCCGCGGCCATGTCGCCGAACATTTCGTGGCCGATGTCTCGGACGAAACGCAGGTCGAAGCCGCGGTCAAGGCGGCAACGGCCAAACTCGGTCCGGTCACCGTGCTGTTCAACCACGCCGGCACGATCGTGATAAAGCCTTTCCTGGAGACGACCTTGCAGGAATGGGACTGGCTGCACGCCGTCAACGTGCGCTCGATGTTTCTGATGACCCGCGCGGTGCTGCCCGGCATGATCGCCGCCGGCGGCGGCTCGATCGTCTGCACCTCGTCGATCTCGGCGGTGGCGGCGACGCCCAACGAAGTGCTCTACGACACCACCAAAGGCGCCTGCCACATGTTCGCCCGCGCCATCGCGGTGGAATTCCGCGACCGCAACATCCGCTGCAACGCCGTCTGTCCCGGCTTCATCCGCACGCCGCACGGCCTGCGCGAGGTCGCGGATCTCGGCAAGCTCGGCGTCGACGTTTCAGATGCCGCCATGGCCGCGCAGCAGGGTCGCATCGGCGAGCCGGAGGAGGTGGCGAAAGCCGCGCTGTTCCTGGCCAGCGACGAATCCAGCTTCGTCAACGGCGCGCATCTCTTCGTGGATAACGCTTTCACGGCGATCTGA
- a CDS encoding isochorismatase family cysteine hydrolase codes for MIKATPFDFPYDGRLVPQNTALLVIDLQEDFLSPTGYFARKGYDPSPLRAILPAVNRLIAAARAAGLTVVHTRQGYRADTADMTPYEKWRRKRAGLDGTDILLRSSPGFQIVTDIEVKPQDIVVDKTCNGAFTYTDLELILRARGITHLLFAGCTTDVCVHTTLREACDRNFQCLTIADACASGDQKAHEAALHMVTVEDGVFGALADSEAVVTALSRLANGAG; via the coding sequence ATGATCAAGGCAACACCTTTCGACTTCCCGTATGACGGCCGGTTGGTGCCGCAAAACACCGCCTTGCTGGTGATCGACCTGCAGGAGGATTTCCTGTCGCCGACAGGTTACTTCGCCAGGAAAGGCTATGATCCGTCGCCGCTGAGGGCCATCCTGCCGGCGGTGAACCGGCTGATTGCGGCCGCCCGCGCCGCTGGCCTGACCGTCGTCCACACCAGGCAAGGCTACCGCGCCGACACGGCCGACATGACACCTTACGAGAAATGGCGCCGCAAGCGGGCGGGGCTGGACGGCACCGACATCCTGTTGCGCTCCAGCCCCGGCTTCCAGATCGTCACCGACATTGAGGTCAAACCGCAAGACATCGTCGTCGACAAGACCTGCAACGGCGCCTTCACCTATACGGATCTGGAACTGATCCTGAGGGCGCGGGGCATCACACATCTCCTGTTCGCCGGTTGCACGACCGACGTCTGCGTGCACACCACCTTGCGCGAGGCCTGCGACCGCAATTTCCAGTGCCTGACGATCGCGGACGCCTGCGCCAGCGGCGACCAAAAGGCGCACGAGGCCGCGCTCCACATGGTGACGGTCGAGGACGGCGTCTTCGGCGCGCTGGCGGATTCGGAAGCCGTCGTCACCGCGCTGTCGCGGCTCGCGAACGGGGCGGGCTGA